A stretch of Bacillus pseudomycoides DNA encodes these proteins:
- a CDS encoding PhoH family protein has translation MAEQLVEMNQQLENHNEAIALFGVNDAHLKVIERELGVSIVTRGEAVRVSGTDEAVALVEKILQQLLAVIRKGVSISERDVAYAIQLGRQGKIAHFEELYEEEIFKTAKGKSIRVKTMGQRQYIHALKKNDIVFGIGPAGTGKTYLAVVMAVRALKQGYVKKIILTRPAVEAGESLGFLPGDLKEKVDPYLRPLYDALHDILGQEYTQRMMERGTIEIAPLAYMRGRTLDDSFVILDEAQNTTGAQIKMFLTRLGFSSKMVVTGDPSQVDLPKGVKSGLSVAAHVLSGVSGLSFVKLDQSDVVRHPLVQRIIEAYDKME, from the coding sequence ATGGCAGAACAATTAGTAGAAATGAACCAACAATTGGAAAATCACAACGAAGCAATTGCTCTTTTTGGAGTAAATGATGCTCATTTAAAAGTAATTGAAAGAGAACTTGGTGTATCAATTGTAACTAGGGGAGAAGCTGTTCGTGTATCTGGAACGGATGAAGCTGTAGCGCTCGTAGAAAAAATCTTACAGCAATTACTTGCTGTTATTCGCAAAGGTGTATCAATCTCTGAACGAGATGTTGCATACGCAATTCAGCTTGGTCGTCAAGGGAAAATAGCTCATTTTGAAGAGCTATACGAAGAGGAAATTTTTAAAACAGCAAAAGGTAAATCAATTCGTGTGAAGACAATGGGCCAAAGACAGTATATTCATGCGCTAAAGAAGAACGATATTGTATTTGGAATAGGGCCTGCAGGTACAGGGAAGACGTATTTAGCGGTGGTAATGGCTGTGCGAGCCTTAAAACAAGGGTATGTAAAAAAGATTATTTTAACAAGACCAGCTGTAGAAGCAGGGGAGAGCTTAGGGTTTTTACCCGGGGATTTAAAAGAGAAAGTAGATCCTTATTTACGCCCTTTATACGATGCGCTTCATGATATTCTTGGGCAAGAATATACGCAGCGTATGATGGAGAGAGGGACGATTGAAATTGCACCTCTTGCATATATGAGAGGGCGAACGCTGGATGATTCTTTCGTTATTTTAGATGAAGCTCAAAATACAACTGGTGCTCAAATTAAAATGTTTTTAACTCGCCTCGGCTTTAGTTCGAAAATGGTTGTTACTGGTGATCCATCGCAAGTTGACTTACCGAAGGGTGTAAAATCAGGGCTTTCAGTTGCTGCGCACGTTTTATCAGGTGTATCAGGGCTTTCGTTTGTTAAATTAGATCAATCTGACGTTGTAAGACATCCACTTGTGCAGCGGATTATCGAGGCATATGATAAAATGGAATGA
- the yqfD gene encoding sporulation protein YqfD has translation MKNQWFTRWVGYVKVRIEGRGVERFINECVRRNLLVWDVKKITEDTLVFCMLLRDVKRLRPIYRKNECKLYFIGRFGFPFWNKRLLKNSGFLIGFLIFFFGMIALSNMVWKIEITGAKPETEYILMKELDKMGIKKGRLQFQMPSVEDVQRHLTDNINAITWAGLEIKGTTYRFKIVEKNEPEKEQERKPQNLIAKKEAIIKKTFVETGKPVVMKNDYVQKGQLLVSGMFGKEDNPTIVSAKGIVYGETWYKSEVNVPLKTQFQVYTGNSYNEHFLRFGSVKIKIWGFQHDKYKHSRTEILKHDVKLFGFTLPIAYEKEIVREEEEANREYTEKQAMKVAKEMAEKELKKKLDEHAMIVSDEILRKEVEVGHLKVTLHYTVIENIAEPQPISESDIQGD, from the coding sequence ATGAAGAATCAATGGTTTACACGGTGGGTTGGATATGTGAAAGTTCGAATCGAAGGTAGAGGAGTGGAGCGCTTTATTAATGAGTGTGTCCGCAGAAATTTGCTTGTATGGGATGTTAAGAAGATCACAGAAGATACATTAGTATTTTGTATGTTGCTTCGCGATGTAAAGCGACTGAGACCGATCTATCGAAAAAATGAATGCAAGCTATATTTTATTGGGCGTTTCGGTTTTCCGTTTTGGAATAAGCGTTTGCTCAAAAATAGTGGCTTTCTAATTGGATTTCTTATCTTTTTTTTCGGCATGATTGCTTTATCCAATATGGTCTGGAAAATTGAGATTACAGGAGCAAAGCCGGAAACGGAATATATTTTGATGAAAGAATTGGACAAAATGGGGATTAAAAAGGGAAGGTTGCAATTCCAAATGCCGAGTGTAGAGGATGTTCAGCGCCATTTAACAGATAATATTAATGCAATTACGTGGGCTGGTCTAGAAATAAAGGGGACAACATACCGTTTTAAAATCGTTGAAAAAAATGAGCCGGAGAAGGAGCAAGAGCGAAAACCACAAAATTTAATTGCCAAAAAAGAAGCGATAATTAAAAAAACATTTGTGGAAACTGGGAAACCAGTTGTAATGAAAAACGATTATGTGCAAAAGGGACAACTTCTTGTGTCGGGGATGTTTGGAAAGGAAGATAATCCAACAATTGTTTCTGCTAAAGGAATTGTATATGGAGAAACATGGTATAAATCTGAGGTGAACGTTCCATTAAAGACTCAATTTCAAGTATATACGGGAAATTCTTATAATGAACATTTTCTGCGATTTGGAAGTGTTAAAATAAAAATATGGGGATTTCAACATGATAAGTATAAGCACTCTCGTACTGAAATTTTGAAGCATGATGTGAAATTGTTTGGATTTACATTACCAATTGCTTATGAAAAAGAAATCGTCCGAGAAGAAGAAGAGGCGAATCGTGAATATACTGAAAAGCAAGCAATGAAAGTTGCAAAAGAAATGGCTGAAAAAGAACTAAAGAAAAAATTGGATGAACATGCTATGATTGTAAGTGATGAGATTTTGCGTAAAGAGGTTGAGGTGGGGCATCTAAAAGTCACATTACATTATACAGTGATTGAAAATATTGCAGAGCCACAACCAATATCTGAATCCGATATTCAAGGAGACTGA
- the yqfC gene encoding sporulation protein YqfC, producing MKKLLQMKNWLTKQIDLPVDVLMDLPRITLVGQVHIYIENHRGLLVFTDKEVRLLLKHGQLLIKGQSFVIKTILPEELLLEGIIEQVTFLENEKKET from the coding sequence ATGAAGAAATTATTACAAATGAAAAATTGGCTAACAAAGCAGATAGACCTTCCAGTGGATGTGCTAATGGATCTACCTCGTATTACCCTTGTCGGGCAAGTACATATTTATATAGAAAATCATCGAGGGTTATTAGTATTTACAGATAAAGAAGTGCGGTTGTTATTAAAACATGGTCAATTATTAATCAAAGGGCAATCATTTGTTATTAAAACAATTCTTCCAGAAGAGCTTTTACTTGAAGGAATCATTGAACAAGTAACATTTTTAGAAAATGAGAAAAAAGAAACATGA
- a CDS encoding GatB/YqeY domain-containing protein, protein MSLLGRLNDDMKQAMKNKQKEKLTVIRMVKAALQNEGIKLQHTLTEEEELTVLAREVKQHKDSLLEFKKAGRDDLVDKLQREIQILNTYLPEQLTEEELANVIKQVIADVGAASKADMGKVMSAVMPKVKGKADGSQVNKLVTQLLA, encoded by the coding sequence ATGAGTCTTCTCGGTCGTTTAAACGATGATATGAAACAAGCGATGAAGAATAAACAAAAAGAAAAATTAACCGTCATTCGTATGGTTAAGGCTGCTTTGCAAAATGAAGGTATTAAACTGCAACATACTCTTACTGAAGAAGAGGAATTAACAGTTTTAGCTCGTGAAGTAAAACAGCATAAGGACTCCCTCCTTGAATTTAAAAAAGCGGGTCGTGATGACCTTGTTGATAAACTGCAACGTGAAATTCAGATTTTAAACACGTATTTGCCAGAGCAATTAACAGAGGAAGAGCTTGCGAACGTAATTAAACAAGTTATTGCTGATGTTGGTGCTGCTTCTAAAGCAGATATGGGTAAGGTGATGAGTGCTGTTATGCCGAAAGTAAAAGGTAAAGCAGACGGATCACAAGTGAATAAGCTGGTTACACAGCTATTAGCATAA
- the rpsU gene encoding 30S ribosomal protein S21, whose amino-acid sequence MSKTVVRKNESLEDALRRFKRSVSKTGTLAEARKREFYEKPSVKRKKKSEAARKRKF is encoded by the coding sequence ATGTCAAAAACAGTCGTTCGTAAAAACGAGTCTTTGGAGGATGCACTTCGCCGTTTTAAAAGATCGGTTTCTAAAACTGGTACACTTGCTGAAGCAAGAAAGCGCGAGTTTTATGAAAAACCAAGTGTAAAACGTAAGAAGAAATCTGAAGCGGCAAGAAAGCGTAAATTCTAA